A section of the Falco peregrinus isolate bFalPer1 chromosome 3, bFalPer1.pri, whole genome shotgun sequence genome encodes:
- the LOC101919261 gene encoding carbonic anhydrase 13 isoform X2, which produces MLHWGYDEHNGPAHWKEVFPVANGDRQSPIDIKTEETKYDPSLRPLNPNYDPASAKIILNNGHSTSVEFDDTVNKSGSFQPNRSSLLSDFSCSDDEPTTAFVLTGGPLSGTYRLRQIHFHWGSNDEAGSEHAVDGMKYAAELHVVHWNSEKYSSFVEAARQSDGLAVMAVFLQIGECNPQLNKITDRLDTIRIKGKRALFTNFDPSCLLPKSLDYWTYFGSLTVPPLLESVIWIVLREPISVCSEQLAKFRSLLSTAEDEVACCLLRNYRPPQPLKGREVRRN; this is translated from the exons GGCCTGCCCACTGGAAGGAAGTTTTTCCTGTTGCTAATGGAGACCGTCAGTCACCCATCGACATCAAAACTGAGGAAACCAAGTATGATCCCTCTCTCCGTCCTCTAAATCCCAATTACGATCCAGCTTCTGCTAAAATCATCCTTAACAACGGGCACTCCACCAGTGTTGAGTTTGATGATACCGTCAACAAATCAG GTTCATTCCAACCGAATCGCTCAAGTCTCTTATCTGACTTTAGCTGCAG CGATGATGAACCTACCACAGCCTTTG TGCTGACCGGGGGGCCACTCAGCGGGACCTACAGGCTGCGCCAGATCCACTTCCACTGGGGCTCCAACGACGAGGCTGGCTCTGAGCATGCAGTGGATGGGATGAAGTACGCAGCAGAG CTTCACGTGGTCCATTGGAACTCGGAGAAGTATTCCAGTTTCGTCGAGGCAGCTCGTCAGTCAGATGGATTAGCAGTCATGGCTGTATTTCTACAG ATTGGTGAATGCAACCCTCAGCTGAATAAGATTACTGACCGCTTGGACACCATCAGAATCAAG ggTAAAAGAGCACTGTTCACAAACTTTGATCCTAGCTGTCTGCTTCCCAAGTCCCTGGACTACTGGACTTACTTTGGCTCTCTCACTGTTCCACCTCTTCTTGAGAGTGTCATCTGGATTGTTCTGAGAGAGCCCATAAGTGTTTGTTCTGAacag CTAGCCAAATTCCGCAGTCTCCTGAGCACTGCTGAGGATGAGGTCGCCTGCTGCTTGCTGAGAAACTACCGACCTCCCCAGCCCTTAAAGGGACGAGAAGTCAGAAGAAATTAG
- the LOC101919261 gene encoding carbonic anhydrase 13 isoform X1, translated as MLHWGYDEHNGPAHWKEVFPVANGDRQSPIDIKTEETKYDPSLRPLNPNYDPASAKIILNNGHSTSVEFDDTVNKSVLTGGPLSGTYRLRQIHFHWGSNDEAGSEHAVDGMKYAAELHVVHWNSEKYSSFVEAARQSDGLAVMAVFLQIGECNPQLNKITDRLDTIRIKGKRALFTNFDPSCLLPKSLDYWTYFGSLTVPPLLESVIWIVLREPISVCSEQLAKFRSLLSTAEDEVACCLLRNYRPPQPLKGREVRRN; from the exons GGCCTGCCCACTGGAAGGAAGTTTTTCCTGTTGCTAATGGAGACCGTCAGTCACCCATCGACATCAAAACTGAGGAAACCAAGTATGATCCCTCTCTCCGTCCTCTAAATCCCAATTACGATCCAGCTTCTGCTAAAATCATCCTTAACAACGGGCACTCCACCAGTGTTGAGTTTGATGATACCGTCAACAAATCAG TGCTGACCGGGGGGCCACTCAGCGGGACCTACAGGCTGCGCCAGATCCACTTCCACTGGGGCTCCAACGACGAGGCTGGCTCTGAGCATGCAGTGGATGGGATGAAGTACGCAGCAGAG CTTCACGTGGTCCATTGGAACTCGGAGAAGTATTCCAGTTTCGTCGAGGCAGCTCGTCAGTCAGATGGATTAGCAGTCATGGCTGTATTTCTACAG ATTGGTGAATGCAACCCTCAGCTGAATAAGATTACTGACCGCTTGGACACCATCAGAATCAAG ggTAAAAGAGCACTGTTCACAAACTTTGATCCTAGCTGTCTGCTTCCCAAGTCCCTGGACTACTGGACTTACTTTGGCTCTCTCACTGTTCCACCTCTTCTTGAGAGTGTCATCTGGATTGTTCTGAGAGAGCCCATAAGTGTTTGTTCTGAacag CTAGCCAAATTCCGCAGTCTCCTGAGCACTGCTGAGGATGAGGTCGCCTGCTGCTTGCTGAGAAACTACCGACCTCCCCAGCCCTTAAAGGGACGAGAAGTCAGAAGAAATTAG